A single region of the Planctomycetota bacterium genome encodes:
- a CDS encoding acyl-CoA dehydrogenase — translation MIELTEEQKLIRETVREFALKEVEPIARKIDKSSEFPHETIKKMAQLNLLGIPWPIEYGGAEAGELSYILAVEELARVCGSTSITLAAHTSLGSFPIYAFGTEEQKNKYLTPLASGKYLGGMGLTEPEAGSDAGATRTTAKKTKGGYIINGSKIFITNASVGKSFVVLAKTDMNAKGSYGLSTFIIESSFKGFKSGKKEDKLGLRGSDTCELIFEDCFVPEENLLGKEGDGFKNLMKTLDGGRISIGALALGIAQGALDKALPYVRERQQFGKPIGSFQAIQMMIADMATEIEASRHLIYHAAHLMEEGKPFGKESAMAKLFASETAMRATKSAIQIMGGYGYMNEYQVERYYRDAKLTEIGEGTSEVQRIVIARNIIGKL, via the coding sequence ATGATAGAACTGACTGAAGAACAAAAACTAATCCGGGAAACGGTCCGCGAGTTCGCGCTTAAAGAAGTAGAACCGATTGCGAGGAAGATTGATAAATCAAGCGAATTCCCGCACGAGACCATAAAAAAGATGGCCCAGCTTAATCTCCTGGGCATCCCCTGGCCCATAGAATACGGCGGCGCGGAGGCAGGAGAGCTTAGCTACATCCTCGCGGTTGAGGAACTGGCGCGCGTCTGTGGCTCAACCTCCATTACTTTAGCTGCCCATACATCGCTGGGCTCTTTCCCCATTTACGCCTTCGGCACGGAAGAGCAGAAAAATAAATACCTTACTCCCCTGGCAAGCGGCAAATACCTGGGCGGAATGGGGCTGACCGAGCCGGAAGCCGGTTCTGATGCCGGCGCGACACGGACCACCGCCAAAAAAACCAAAGGCGGCTACATCATTAACGGCTCCAAAATATTCATCACCAATGCCAGCGTGGGAAAAAGCTTTGTAGTACTCGCCAAAACCGATATGAATGCAAAAGGCTCTTATGGATTGAGCACTTTTATCATAGAAAGCAGTTTTAAGGGATTTAAAAGCGGTAAGAAAGAGGATAAACTGGGCCTGCGCGGCTCTGATACATGTGAACTTATTTTTGAGGACTGCTTCGTGCCGGAGGAAAACTTGCTGGGTAAGGAAGGCGACGGCTTTAAAAACCTGATGAAAACTTTGGATGGGGGCAGGATCAGCATCGGCGCTTTGGCATTGGGAATCGCCCAGGGAGCGCTGGATAAAGCCCTTCCTTACGTCAGGGAACGCCAGCAGTTCGGCAAACCCATAGGCTCCTTCCAGGCAATCCAGATGATGATAGCCGATATGGCAACCGAGATAGAAGCCTCGCGCCACTTGATTTACCACGCAGCGCATCTTATGGAGGAAGGCAAACCATTCGGCAAGGAATCCGCCATGGCAAAACTCTTTGCATCTGAAACCGCCATGCGCGCCACCAAGAGCGCCATCCAGATTATGGGCGGTTATGGTTATATGAATGAATACCAGGTGGAACGGTATTACCGGGATGCCAAACTAACTGAAATCGGAGAAGGCACTTCCGAAGTCCAGAGGATTGTGATTGCCAGAAACATAATAGGAAAGTTATAA
- a CDS encoding acyl-CoA dehydrogenase family protein: MDFEMTEELLEMKKVARDFAEKEIAPIVEKDEAEHKFRPEIVRQMGELGFFGGVIPEQYGGTGVGMLATVIMNEEIARVSASYGLPFNMQTIGPGQVLLAWGTEEHKKKYIPKLVTGEFMGCFAITEPNSGSDVASMKSLAVDKGDHWLLNGAKTWISNAQVADIGIVYAYTDPTQKHKGMSAFAVELKNTKGVTTRAIETKLGLHCAPTGEVIFEDAKIPKSALLGKTGDGFKICMGMLDNTRLSCACRAVGVAQGALDAAVKYANEREQFGKKIAEYEMIQSQLAEMFVETQAARMLVYRAAYLKDKGIKNTLEVSTAKYFAAETAVKATNEAVKIFGSYGFSSEYPVERRLRDAKSFQIVEGTSNIQKMIISSFVLGQRK; the protein is encoded by the coding sequence ATGGATTTTGAAATGACCGAAGAATTACTGGAAATGAAAAAGGTAGCCCGCGATTTCGCGGAAAAAGAAATCGCCCCGATTGTGGAAAAAGACGAAGCCGAGCATAAATTCCGCCCGGAAATAGTCAGGCAGATGGGCGAGCTTGGATTTTTCGGCGGGGTCATCCCCGAACAATACGGCGGGACAGGCGTCGGGATGCTCGCAACGGTCATCATGAACGAGGAAATCGCCCGGGTGAGCGCTTCTTATGGGTTGCCTTTCAATATGCAGACCATCGGGCCAGGGCAGGTTTTGCTTGCCTGGGGCACGGAGGAGCATAAGAAAAAATATATACCCAAGCTGGTAACGGGGGAATTCATGGGATGCTTTGCCATTACCGAACCCAATTCCGGCTCTGATGTCGCCTCGATGAAATCGCTGGCCGTGGATAAAGGCGACCACTGGCTTTTGAATGGTGCCAAAACCTGGATTTCCAACGCACAGGTAGCTGATATTGGAATCGTTTACGCTTATACAGACCCTACGCAGAAGCACAAAGGCATGTCCGCCTTCGCGGTGGAACTGAAAAACACCAAGGGAGTCACCACACGCGCCATAGAAACAAAACTAGGGTTGCATTGCGCGCCGACCGGCGAGGTGATTTTTGAAGACGCCAAAATACCCAAGAGCGCGCTTTTGGGAAAAACCGGAGACGGATTCAAGATATGCATGGGCATGCTGGATAACACCCGCTTGAGTTGTGCCTGCCGTGCGGTCGGGGTAGCCCAGGGAGCGCTGGACGCCGCAGTCAAATACGCCAACGAACGCGAACAGTTCGGCAAGAAAATAGCCGAATACGAAATGATCCAGAGCCAGTTGGCCGAGATGTTCGTGGAAACACAAGCTGCCCGGATGCTGGTTTATCGCGCCGCTTACCTCAAAGACAAAGGCATCAAGAATACACTGGAAGTTTCCACGGCAAAGTATTTCGCCGCCGAGACCGCCGTCAAGGCAACCAACGAAGCGGTTAAAATATTCGGATCTTACGGATTCTCATCAGAATACCCGGTGGAACGCCGCCTGAGAGACGCCAAGAGTTTCCAGATTGTGGAAGGGACGTCGAATATCCAGAAGATGATTATTTCCTCGTTTGTGCTAGGACAGCGGAAATAA